The Priestia megaterium NBRC 15308 = ATCC 14581 region AGCCTACTAGTAATAAAATCACAATGATTCCAACAATGTTAGTAACCAATAAACGACTTTTACTCATCGGAATTCCTTCTTTCTATAGTTAGTATATTATATAGATGTTTCTTCTGTTTGAGGTGCCGGCAGCATTTTTCTTTCTTCTTGCGGCTCAGCTTCTTCTTGAACCTCTTCTTTTTGAACAAGAATTCTATTTTTACCGCTCCACGCTTTACTTAGTGAAGCAATGAGCATGATTACGCCTAAAATACCAAGCAAGAAAAATAAGTTGTGATACGCATGTAAAATCGATGCTTTTTTAGCGCCTGCTACAACAGCCGTCACAGCCGATGTTTTTGCGTCTGCTTGACTCATTCCCATACCCATATAGCGTTTAATCATTTCAGACAGCTGCAGCTTCACCTGAGGATCTACTGAGCTAATTTGTCCTCGGAAATCTTCATAATAAATCGCGTTTTGTCGAACAACAAACCATCCTATTACAGGTGCTATAATGGCTCCTAGTAAATTTCGAATGGAGTGCAGTGAAATCGAACGCATCGAAGCTTGATGTAAATCTCCGGCTAGTGCCGCTCCTAGTGCACCGGATACCAGTGCCATACTAACACCCATACCAAAGAGCATAATGTGAACATACAAGCTCACTAGTGATGTATCGGCTGATACGTTTACCCAGCTAAATCCTACAATGACAATGAGAAGTGATCCAATCGCTCCAAGGTAGCCTGGACCAAATTTATCATACAAAAATGTCGTCGCAAATGCTGAAATCAGTACCCCAACAAAAAAGTATAAATAAAAATAAGAAAGCGTGGTGTACGATGCATTTTGCACATTTTGCATGACGCCATTAATACCTGCGATTGCTAAGATGTATGCCATATGACCGCCAATTGCCATAATTGTACCTGCAACTGGTTTTACGGCTAGAAGCGATTTTAATGGTACTAACGGATTTTCAGCCGCTAAATCAACTAAAACAAAAATGACAACTAACCCTGCTGTAGCTAGTAAGAATGGCCACACTTGAATAGAAGCGAATCCTTCATATCTTAGTTCATACAGTGGATATACTAGTAAAATCATAATAAGACTAAGGATAAAGATACTTTTCTTATCTACTGGACGCTCTTCTTGCTGACTTGGATCGTGAGCAGGCAATACCTTATATCCGATAAACAGACAGACAAGAGAAGCAAGTATTCCTAGAACAAACACCCAGCGCCAATTGTCCATGCTAAGAGATACAGCGCCTAAAAAGGCTCCAATTGCTGTTGAACCGAAGAGTCCGCCGATCGCTAACACTAAAAAGAAGTTTCGGATTTTATTCGGAAACGAAATCAGCGCAGCTGGAATAATGGTTAAAAACAACATTCCTGAGCTTAAGCCTTGAATCAGACGACCAAGGGATAAAAATGCCACATTTTCAGAAAAAACGTTGATAATCGAACCTGCTAAAAAGACTAAAACGAACGTTAAGTATGCTTTACGCACGCCATATTTTTTCGTCAGCATCGGACCAATTGGTACCCCAAGTCCAAATGCCAAATTAGAAATAATAGATGGCAATAGTAAGCTTTGTGTACTCGCATCAAATCGATTTTGAATCAATACTTGATTGACCGTGTAAGATAAATTCAAAAAATACTGAGGGCCAATCGAAAATAGCGTTAAAATCGCCATAATTAAGTATTTAGGTACGCTTAAACCTTGTTTGTCGGAGGCTACTGCTGGATTATTCTGACTCATATTTATTCCTCCTTTTATTAAATTCTTTTCATATGACTAACAATTCTTTACATATTTTATCGTACAAGTTGTATCATGCAAGTTATAGCAGCACTACATATTATACATCTTTTAATGAAGAAATCAACTTCTTTGTTCCAACTTAAAAAGACTATTTTTCAATAGCCTTTTTGTTTACCTATATGTATTCGCTTTAACATCCATTGCTGCGCCATTTTTTAAAATTATGATTCAAGCGGGATAAGCTTTTTTCCAGTACTAAAATCTCTTCTTCCGACCAATCTTCTAACACTTCAGCATAGGCCTGTTTACGCTTGCTTTGTACATGCTGCAAAATATCTTTTCCTGAATCCGTCATTTCAATTAAACTAATTCGCCCGTTTTCTGGACTTGGAAAGCGGCGAACAAACTGTTTGGTTTCAAGCGCAGATACTTGCCGGCTAGCTGTAGATAAGCTCAGCTTTAAATTTTCAGCTAATGCATTAATCCCGAGCGGACTGCGCTGATCTAGCTCGCTTAACAGTAAATATTCAGAACGGTCCAAGCTTCCAAGCTTGGGACTGTGCGTCGTTGTTAGACGAACAAGCAGCGCAATTTCGTGCTCAATGGTTTGCAGCGAGTCTCGCTTCACCTCTGTCTCCCCCTTTATCTCCTAGAACATTCTGTACTTTTCGATATGTTTACTATACCGCAACCGTTCGCGTGAACCAACCTTTTTTCCGTTTTTCTTCTATTATATAGAAAGAAATCATAGGTGGGGTACATTTAATTCTAACATCACGGGACAGTGGTCGCTTCCCATTACATGCGGATGAATAGCAGCTTCTTGAATCACGTCTTTGACTCTCTCTGATACGATAAAATAATCAATGCGCCATCCGATATTTCGTTCTCGCACTTTGTTCATATACGACCACCAGGTATAGGCTCCTTCTTCATTTGGATATAGATAGCGGAATGTATCAAGAAATCCGCTAGCAAGAAGCGTCGTCATTTTCGCTCTCTCTTCTATGGTAAAACCAGAATTTCCTCGGTTTGACTTTGGATTGCGCAAGTCAATTTCTGCGTGGGCTACATTTAGGTCTCCGCATAAAATCACTGCTTTACGGCTATTTAATTTGTTTAAGTACACGAGCAGAGCATCTTCCCATTGAAGCCTTTCTTCAAGCCTTGCTAAGTCTCTTTTAGAATTTGGCGTATACACATTTACTACATAGCATTGTTCAAACTCGAGCGTAATAATACGTCCTTCGTCTTCTGATTCTTTATCCACACCGTATGAAACGGATAAAGGCTTTTGCTTTGTAAAAACTGCCGTTCCGGAATAGCCTTTTTTCACGGCATAATTCCAGTACTGATAATATCCTTCTAGCTGCAAATCAATTTGACCTTCCTGCAGCTTCGTCTCTTGAATACAAAATACATCCGCATTCACTTCTTGAAAATAATCTAAAAATCCTTTTCGCACACACGCGCGAATGCCATTTACGTTCCACGAAATCAACTTCATAAACTGTCCACGTTCTCCTCACTCGATTTATGTATCAGTGTTTAGTGTAGACAATTTCTTGCATGAGTTCAAATAATTTAAAGCGTATACTTTTCTTTTCAAGGTATTCCTGATATTTCTTCTTATTTTATTTTCTGTACCTCAAACACTAGATACAAGAGGTGAAACATAATGTCAACAAACAACACGTATGAAAATAACGAAGAAGTTTCTGTTGTTTCTAAAAAAGAAGAGCACCCTACTAAAGAATGCGAAACACAGAATCAAACGGCGCTTACTAAAGAAGATTTTTCTTTAAATGATTCTGCCATTAAGCACTTTAGCAGGTAATTCATAAAAATAAAAACCCGTTAACTGGTAGCAAGACTTGTTGTACAAAGCTCTTGCTATCCATTTCTTAAAAACAAGGTGATCATATGCTAAAAACCATTCAAATGATAGAAGCCATAAAAAAACATTCTATGCCTTTTGCTGATGTCGATGACTTACTGCCGCTCATTAACACAGCAAGCCGCGCTCAATACGTACTTCTCGGAGAAGCATCTCACGGCACATCTGAATTTTACGAAATTCGAGCAGCTATTACGAAAGAATTAATTCATCATCATGATTTCTCCTTTATAGCCGTGGAAGGAGACTGGCCTTCGTGTTTTGAAGTTAATCGCTATATTAAAGGATATACAACTCAGTACGCGAATGCCGAAGATGTCTTAAAATCTTTTAACCGCTGGCCCTCATGGATGTGGGCTAATCAAGAAATAAAAGAATTGATTGAATGGCTTCGTGATTATAACAACAACTTGCCAGCACATCAGCCGAAAGTAGGTTTTTACGGCTTAGATGTATATAGCCTGTGGGAATCGATGGAAGCTATTATTGAGTACTTAGAAAACAACCACGCTTCTGATGCAAAGAAAGCGAAAAAAGCCTTTGAATGCTTTGAACCTTTTCATCGCGAAGCACAGATGTACGGAATCTCTTCTGCTCTTTACGGAAAAAACTGCATGGTAGAAATCTTAGAGCTTTTACAAACCATTCAGCAAAAAAAAGATACCTATACTCATGAGCCTGAGGCTGCGCTTAGTATGCAGGTAAATGCGCTGGTAGCAAGCAATGCTGAAGCTTATTATCATACGATGATTACCAACGACAATGAATCGTGGAATATTCGCGATCGTCATATGGTAGAAGCTTTAAAATATATTCAAGCTTACTACAAAGAAAGCGCTAAAGGCATTGTATGGGAGCATAACACTCACATCGGAGATGCAAGAGCAACGGACATGAAAAGCAGCGGCATGGTGAATGTAGGTCAGCTTACCCGTGAAGAATACGGACCGAAGCATGTTTACGCCGTCGGATTCGGAACTCATCACGGCACGGTCATTGCTTCTGATAGCTGGGGTAATCCTCAGCAGGAGTTAACCGTTCCTCCAGCTATAGAAGGAAGCTGGGAAGATACCATTCACCGAGCAGGTGCTTTTGATCAATATCTCATGTTTACAGAGGAAAACCGAAATTTTTTTCATTCAACGATAGGCCACCGCGCCATTGGTGTTGTATATGACCCAGAGATTGAACAATACGGAAATTATGTTCCTTCTCGCTTGTCAAAACGATATGATGCTTTTATTTATGTAGAAGAAACACATGCTTTATCGCCACTCATCTTTTAATTAAATAAGCGGACTTCCAACGAAGTCCGCTTGTTTTTTATTGTAAAAAGCTACGAATCGTATCGGTCACCAGTGCATGATCTTCTTCTTGTGACATTCCTGATACGGTGATGCTTCCAATTACGCCGACGTTTTTAACCGAAATCGGAAATGAACCACCTACCGCTTCGAATTCGTGAGGGTTCGCTGCATAAAACTGCGCGTAAGAACGATCTTTTAACTCGCAGTACAG contains the following coding sequences:
- a CDS encoding exodeoxyribonuclease III, translated to MKLISWNVNGIRACVRKGFLDYFQEVNADVFCIQETKLQEGQIDLQLEGYYQYWNYAVKKGYSGTAVFTKQKPLSVSYGVDKESEDEGRIITLEFEQCYVVNVYTPNSKRDLARLEERLQWEDALLVYLNKLNSRKAVILCGDLNVAHAEIDLRNPKSNRGNSGFTIEERAKMTTLLASGFLDTFRYLYPNEEGAYTWWSYMNKVRERNIGWRIDYFIVSERVKDVIQEAAIHPHVMGSDHCPVMLELNVPHL
- a CDS encoding MFS transporter — its product is MSQNNPAVASDKQGLSVPKYLIMAILTLFSIGPQYFLNLSYTVNQVLIQNRFDASTQSLLLPSIISNLAFGLGVPIGPMLTKKYGVRKAYLTFVLVFLAGSIINVFSENVAFLSLGRLIQGLSSGMLFLTIIPAALISFPNKIRNFFLVLAIGGLFGSTAIGAFLGAVSLSMDNWRWVFVLGILASLVCLFIGYKVLPAHDPSQQEERPVDKKSIFILSLIMILLVYPLYELRYEGFASIQVWPFLLATAGLVVIFVLVDLAAENPLVPLKSLLAVKPVAGTIMAIGGHMAYILAIAGINGVMQNVQNASYTTLSYFYLYFFVGVLISAFATTFLYDKFGPGYLGAIGSLLIVIVGFSWVNVSADTSLVSLYVHIMLFGMGVSMALVSGALGAALAGDLHQASMRSISLHSIRNLLGAIIAPVIGWFVVRQNAIYYEDFRGQISSVDPQVKLQLSEMIKRYMGMGMSQADAKTSAVTAVVAGAKKASILHAYHNLFFLLGILGVIMLIASLSKAWSGKNRILVQKEEVQEEAEPQEERKMLPAPQTEETSI
- a CDS encoding MarR family winged helix-turn-helix transcriptional regulator — translated: MKRDSLQTIEHEIALLVRLTTTHSPKLGSLDRSEYLLLSELDQRSPLGINALAENLKLSLSTASRQVSALETKQFVRRFPSPENGRISLIEMTDSGKDILQHVQSKRKQAYAEVLEDWSEEEILVLEKSLSRLNHNFKKWRSNGC
- a CDS encoding erythromycin esterase family protein, yielding MLKTIQMIEAIKKHSMPFADVDDLLPLINTASRAQYVLLGEASHGTSEFYEIRAAITKELIHHHDFSFIAVEGDWPSCFEVNRYIKGYTTQYANAEDVLKSFNRWPSWMWANQEIKELIEWLRDYNNNLPAHQPKVGFYGLDVYSLWESMEAIIEYLENNHASDAKKAKKAFECFEPFHREAQMYGISSALYGKNCMVEILELLQTIQQKKDTYTHEPEAALSMQVNALVASNAEAYYHTMITNDNESWNIRDRHMVEALKYIQAYYKESAKGIVWEHNTHIGDARATDMKSSGMVNVGQLTREEYGPKHVYAVGFGTHHGTVIASDSWGNPQQELTVPPAIEGSWEDTIHRAGAFDQYLMFTEENRNFFHSTIGHRAIGVVYDPEIEQYGNYVPSRLSKRYDAFIYVEETHALSPLIF